The Aphanothece sacrum FPU1 nucleotide sequence ACTGTTTAATAAGTTTAAAGGGTGGAGAAGGAACAAATATTTCCATACCGGACTCAGACTTATTCCATTTAATTTTAGTTGATTGGGGCAAACTTAAAGCATCAGTAATAGACTCTTTTTCTGGGATAACCTTTAGTCTATATAATTCTTGTAATGCTTGTTTAGCTGTTTGATAACGATTTTCTAGGTTAATGTCTATTAATTGTTTGAGCCATTGTTTAAAATATCCTTTGATGTTAACTTGATCATCAAACCGAATTTGCCAATCTTGTGTCTGTAAATCTGAAGGAGAAATTCCAGTTACTAAATGAATTAAAGTTGCTCCTAACGCATATAAGTCAGAAGCAGGAACCGCTTTCCCTAAAAATTGTTCTAAGGGAGTATAACCACTGGTTCCCACTACAGTAACGGTAATATTACTTACAGAATTTTCTACTTTAACTGAGCCAAAATCAATTAAATAAATTTGTCCGTCTTCTCCTAAAATTAAATTACTTGGTTTAATATCTCGATGTAAAACAGGAGGATTAAGTCCATGTAAATAAATTAAAATAGAAAGAATTTCATTGGCAATATATTGTATTTTTTGTTCAGATAAGCTTTCTTTTTTGTCTAAAATATCTTGTAAAGAAACTCCCGGTATATAGTCTTCTACTAAGGCAAACCAAGCAATACCATCTCCCTTTTGTTCATCAATTTCAAAATAATTCTGATAACGAGGAATACGAGGATGATTGAGAGATTGTAACACTTGGGCTTCTCGTTCAAAAAGTTTAAATTGCTCCCATTGTAATTGAGGACTAAAAGCTAATAATTTAACGGTGACTTTGTGATAATATTTAGAGCTAAAAATGTTAGGAATATTCTGTAATAACCATAACCAATTTTTCCTGTCATTATAAGACGGTTGAATAGGTGATTGTAAATCATAAGCTAACCAAGTTTGATGACCGATAGCGGTATTTCCTAACGGTTGTTGTAGTTGGTAACGCTTTAATAAAAGATCTCCGACATTAAACATAATTTTTTATGGGATTAAATATTAAGTACCGAAGCAAAATTAATTGCACAGTCGGGGCGGGTTTTGATAGAGTCGTAATGGTTGAGTAACAACGGTAAGCTGTTGTGCATTTAAACTGCTTATTGGTTAAATGCAAGAAAAAAGCTACAATCCTCTTCCATGAAAGCCTTTTGCTTTTTGCCTTTTGCCTTGCTAAAACGCATTGTAAATGCGTTTTAGCTTAGTAGGGGCGGGTTTATTTAACTTTTTTGTGAGAATCATTAATTTATGTGAAAAACCCGCCCCTACACAGAAAAATTAGGAGAAAGTGGGATCTTCCTGAAATATAAGTTAAATTAGAACGGGAACATTGTTTGAGGTTAATGAAAAATTAACTTCCCAGAAACTGAACGTATTTTGTTAATTCTATAAAGATATGTTAAGCCGTTTACAAAATCTAGTCAATGGTTTATTGGTTGGGGGATCTCAAGGAGTCGGGTTAGAAGTCACACCCGAACGAATTAATTTAGCCCAACTGACCAAAAAAGGCCAAAACTATAAATTATCCAAATTCTGCACCGCAGAAGTCCCTGAAGGCATTTTTGTCGAAGGAAAAATTGTGGACTCTCCAGGACTGGCCGAACTAATTCAGGAGATTTTTACAGATCATAAAATTAAGACGAAACGGATAGCAACTGCGGTTCCCATGCGAGAAGCTATTATCCGAGTCATTCCCATTCCGGCCGAGTTAGACGACCAAGAATTGCGAGAAATGGTGTTAAATCATGAAGCCGCGTTATATTTACCTTATCCGCGAGAAGAGGTAGATCTCGACTATCAGAAATTAGGGACATTTGAAGACGATGATGGTATAGAAAAAGTCCAAGTTTTGTTAGTAGCGACTCGACGGGAAGTGACAGACTCTTATATGGATGCTTTTGGACAAGCGGGGTTACAGGTAGATGTGTTAGAAATTAACAGTTTTGCCTTAATTCGTACCATTAGAGAGCAATTACGTCAATTTGGTTCTAAAGAGGCCGCGGTATTAGTCGATATCGAATTTGATAATACGGAAATTGCCATCGTGGTCGATGGAGTGCCACAATTTTCTCGAACTGTTCCTATTGGAACATATCAGATGCAAAATGCCTTATCTCGGGCCATGAATTTACCTCCATCACGGAACCCCGAAATTCTCCAAGGAATGACCATTCCAGTAACTCAATATGATAGTTTAAGTACCAAAGGAACGGCCGTTAACCCAGGAATGACAGCTTTAATGAGAGTTCTAGGCGAACTCACCGATGAGTTACGACGGTCAATCAATTTTTACTTAAACCAAAGTGAAGATTTAGAAGTGGTACAATTATTATTAGCAGGGCCAGGAGGAGGTTTAGTACAATTAGATGAATACTTTACCAATCGGTTAAGTTTACCCACCATGCAAGTTGATCCAGTTGCCTCCCTATCTTTAGAATTAGACAAAGAAATTCCCGCAGTGCAGAGGCCGGCCATGGGAACGGTACTGGGATTAGGATTAAGAGAGGTTTAATAGGATGTATAGCTTAGATATTAATTTTCTTAAAGATCGGCATTTAGATACCAGTAAAACACCTAAGGTAAGTAAAGCGGCCGGTTCTTCTTTAAAGCAACAACTCCCCATATTAATTGGGGGGGCCGTCATGATAATTTTACCAGCATTAACGGCTAGTTCTTTATTGGTATTGAATCAATTATCAAACCAAACTCAAGAAAATATTAAAACATTAGAGAATGAATTAGCACAGCTTAATGCTCAAAATAAGTCCATTGAAGAGATAGAAGCGAAGGTTAAACAGAATAACGAAGAAATACAAGGATTAGTGGGAGTATTTGATCAGATTAAACCTTGGTCAGCGATTTTTCAAGAGATTAATCAACAAATTCCCCCGCAAGTTCAAGTAGGTTCTATTGCTCAAGATGGCTTAATTTTAACTATTGCGGGTTATGCCCTTAATTATGATGATGTCAACGACTTTTTGTTAAAGTTACAAAGTTCTCCCTTGTTTATAGCTGACCAAACTAAGATTGTTGATGCAGTTTTGGCCGATTTTCCTATAGAGGTGACAGGTAAACCCGAAAATGTGGAAATAGAAACCCCCAAAGCTGTTAAGTATACAATTGTTACCCAAATTACCGACAAACCCTCTAAAGAATTGCAAGATAAATTTAATGAAAATGGGGCCAAAGGGTTAATAAATAGACTGAACACTCTAGAACAAAAAGGAGCGATTAAACCATGACATTTTCTGAGGAATTGACTTCACAAGAAGAACAGGATTTTGAAGGCGAGGGTGGCGGTTATCCCACAGCCTTTGGTATTACTTTTACTCCACAAATAACAGCGATCGCTTTAGCTTTATTAGGGTTAGCGGGTTCTATCTATGTTTTTACCTCTTTTGTTCAACCTGCGTTAGAGAGTTATAACACACTCAAAACTGATGAAGCAGAGAAACAAAGTCAGGTAGATCAGCGAAAATCCGGAAAACTCGAGCAAAAAATGGTGGATGCAGAAACTAAACTTAGAGATTCGGAAGCTTTAAGAAGTCAGGTTTTAGCATTATTTTCTAATGAAAGCACCTTGGCAACTTTGTTATTAGATATTGACAGATTTGTGAAAGGTAACAATGGACAATTAAACAGCTTTAAACCGGATGGTACTATTACAATAGTCAGTGATGGTTCTCTTGGCCCGTCGGTTAATAATCGCTTAAAACGGCAAAGATTTCAGCTAGAAATAGAGGCAAATTTTCCGGAAACTCAAGCTATTTTAACAGATTTAGAGAGACTACAACCTCTCTTATTAGTTCAAAGTTTAAAAACTCAATTAGTGGAGGAAAAATTTAAAATAAAACTTCTCAATGTTAAACAAACCGGAGAAGAAATTCAAGCGCAAGGACAAGCAGTTCCCCAAGGAAAAGATACGGTAAAAACAACCTTTGCTTTAGATGCTATTCTTCCCTTAAGTCCCGAAGAATTAGTTAAATTAACTGCGCCCTCGCCATCCGCTTCTCCAGGAGAAACTCCTCCCGCAGAAGCACCCAAAAAGTAGTTTTAGGGCTTAAACTAGGGAAATTAAAGAGTGTCTCTAGCTCAACAATTGATAATTTGTGTAACGGTGTGTGTTTAGGAGTGAATTGTGAATAATTATTACTATCCGCTTATAATCAGTGGAGCGATGTTAACGCTTCTGAGTAGTCAACCTTCCATGGCCCTTAATAATTCTGGCTCAGAAGAAACGACTCAAAAAATCAAGTCTGAAACAGAATTATCCTTAGAGGAAATTCCTGGGATAAGTCCCAGAACAACTGACTCAGAAATTACGACAAACGGCTTTAAAATAACAGAAAATCCGTCTCTCTACGCTCAAATACCCGCCTACCCCCCAGGATATTCGGCCCCTCCCCCAACCTATCAGCCTCAAGGTAGTCCAGTTACTCCCGGGCCGCGGCCAGAAATATTAGTGCCTAACCCAGAAGTCATTATCAAGTCTAACGGCACATCCATTCCCGAAAGCTTGCAACCTACTATGCCTGTGGCTCCCACCTTGCCCAGAGCGATCGCCCCTCCGGTGGGGGATATGGCTATTTCTAATATCAATGCAGGAGCCGATAGCATTGATTTAGGCAGTTCTGCCATTGTTCCCCGTCTAGTGTTGCGTCAGGCTCCTGCAAGGGAAGTTTTAGCCGTTTTAGCTCGTTATGCGGGTATGAACCTAGTCTTTACTGATGAAGCCCCTCAAGCAGCACCAGGAGGGGCCCCAGGAGGGGCAGGAACGGGAGAAGCGACCGTTTCCCTGGATTTAGAAAATGAACCTGTTGAGCAAGTTTTTAACTCTGTATTAATGATTTCTGGGTTAAAGGCTAATCGTCGGGGACGTACTATTTTTGTTGGTTCTCAACTACCCCAAGCGGCTCGTAATTTAGTCAGTCGTACTATTCGCCTCAACCAAGTTAAATCTTCT carries:
- the pilM gene encoding type IV pilus assembly protein PilM, which gives rise to MLSRLQNLVNGLLVGGSQGVGLEVTPERINLAQLTKKGQNYKLSKFCTAEVPEGIFVEGKIVDSPGLAELIQEIFTDHKIKTKRIATAVPMREAIIRVIPIPAELDDQELREMVLNHEAALYLPYPREEVDLDYQKLGTFEDDDGIEKVQVLLVATRREVTDSYMDAFGQAGLQVDVLEINSFALIRTIREQLRQFGSKEAAVLVDIEFDNTEIAIVVDGVPQFSRTVPIGTYQMQNALSRAMNLPPSRNPEILQGMTIPVTQYDSLSTKGTAVNPGMTALMRVLGELTDELRRSINFYLNQSEDLEVVQLLLAGPGGGLVQLDEYFTNRLSLPTMQVDPVASLSLELDKEIPAVQRPAMGTVLGLGLREV
- a CDS encoding PilN domain-containing protein yields the protein MYSLDINFLKDRHLDTSKTPKVSKAAGSSLKQQLPILIGGAVMIILPALTASSLLVLNQLSNQTQENIKTLENELAQLNAQNKSIEEIEAKVKQNNEEIQGLVGVFDQIKPWSAIFQEINQQIPPQVQVGSIAQDGLILTIAGYALNYDDVNDFLLKLQSSPLFIADQTKIVDAVLADFPIEVTGKPENVEIETPKAVKYTIVTQITDKPSKELQDKFNENGAKGLINRLNTLEQKGAIKP
- a CDS encoding serine/threonine protein kinase — its product is MFNVGDLLLKRYQLQQPLGNTAIGHQTWLAYDLQSPIQPSYNDRKNWLWLLQNIPNIFSSKYYHKVTVKLLAFSPQLQWEQFKLFEREAQVLQSLNHPRIPRYQNYFEIDEQKGDGIAWFALVEDYIPGVSLQDILDKKESLSEQKIQYIANEILSILIYLHGLNPPVLHRDIKPSNLILGEDGQIYLIDFGSVKVENSVSNITVTVVGTSGYTPLEQFLGKAVPASDLYALGATLIHLVTGISPSDLQTQDWQIRFDDQVNIKGYFKQWLKQLIDINLENRYQTAKQALQELYRLKVIPEKESITDALSLPQSTKIKWNKSESGMEIFVPSPPFKLIKQWLRNKTGFSSDLNHNNYLVLFIIIYALLLVPFLLTLTGIMLKTSSFIVASLEIMGGISCFLFLALSLIIIISTLSSKTHLFLTENTLNIGEKILTIETNKSKENYHNIVGVFIHEFFEQYQVSINTRNRIYYLGNQLNKEEALWLAKEIQNWL
- a CDS encoding pilus assembly protein, which codes for MTFSEELTSQEEQDFEGEGGGYPTAFGITFTPQITAIALALLGLAGSIYVFTSFVQPALESYNTLKTDEAEKQSQVDQRKSGKLEQKMVDAETKLRDSEALRSQVLALFSNESTLATLLLDIDRFVKGNNGQLNSFKPDGTITIVSDGSLGPSVNNRLKRQRFQLEIEANFPETQAILTDLERLQPLLLVQSLKTQLVEEKFKIKLLNVKQTGEEIQAQGQAVPQGKDTVKTTFALDAILPLSPEELVKLTAPSPSASPGETPPAEAPKK